One genomic window of Choristoneura fumiferana chromosome 14, NRCan_CFum_1, whole genome shotgun sequence includes the following:
- the LOC141434768 gene encoding activating signal cointegrator 1: protein MEQWIGDGLTRILNFEVPGDLIQYILAIQNENDLNEYMRTLLDFDNQQHKNFFLELSKRKFPGKGGAAPKQQKKKISKNKQQQDFVSIDPPKQVEPAQSEDSKTKKKTKYVNLYSQEGKNAQVVLLKGRHHCDCQASKHALINNCLQCGRVVCKQEGSGPCLFCGNLVCTPGEQKEINAKTKASAKLMETLLERDRPKGWEAAVVHRNRLLEYDRTSERRTRVTDDDSDYFNAGSVWLSASEKDKLNRYQQSLHDKKHASRLHKKMTFDFGGRQIVDDNTIEHEVDEDKIYAITSGGGGGGPVLQSALQVGVPSDRDVAPGVNAPLLQVPSRTEPYFTNAAAVKTPGLSSRVQDAELQEMSDAGRCLSMHQPWASLLVEGIKMHEGRTWYTSHRGRLWIASTVKPPDQDVVRALENQYRVLYPDKQFKFPSFYPTGCLLGCVNVDDCVNQEEYEKKYPDGESDSPYVFICSNPVSLRLRFPVKGQHKIYTLDKTIHYAAVKSIQKMAKLQAEEANAG from the exons ATGGAACAATGGATAGGTGATGGTTTGACCAGGATTTTGAACTTCGAAGTGCCTGGAGATCTCatcca GTATATTTTAGCAattcaaaatgaaaatgatTTGAATGAGTACATGAGGACCCTACTGGATTTTGATAACCAACAGCACAAAAACTTCTTTTTGGAATTATCTAAAAGAAAATTTCCTGGTAAag GCGGTGCTGCACCAAAACAGCAGAAGAAGAAGATATCAAAGAACAAACAGCAACAAGACTTTGTTAGCATCGATCCTCCAAAGCAAGTGGAGCCAGCTCAATCCGAAGACAGCAAGACCAAGAAGAAAACCAAATATGTCAATTTGTACTCACAGGAGGGCAAGAATGCTCAAGTTGTTCTGCTAAAAG GTCGTCACCACTGTGACTGCCAGGCCTCTAAGCATGCGCTAATAAACAACTGTCTGCAGTGTGGCCGAGTGGTCTGCAAACAGGAAGGATCGGGCCCGTGTTTGTTCTGCGGTAATTTG GTATGCACCCCCGGAGAGCAGAAAGAGATAAATGCGAAGACAAAGGCAAGCGCGAAGCTGATGGAGACGCTGCTGGAGCGAGACCGGCCCAAGGGCTGGGAGGCTGCTGTGGTGCACAGGAACCGGCTGTTGGAGTATGACCGCACCAG cgaGCGCCGCACGCGCGTGACAGATGACGACAGCGACTATTTCAACGCGGGCAGCGTGTGGCTGAGTGCGAGCGAGAAGGACAAACTGAATCGATACCAGCAGTCGCTTCATGATAAGAAGCACGCGTCGCGGCTGCACAAAAAGATGACCTTTGACTTTGGAG GCCGGCAGATAGTGGATGACAACACCATAGAGCATGAAGTAGACGAAGATAAAATCTATGCCATCACCAGCGGAGGCGGCGGCGGAGGCCCCGTACTACAATCAGCACTGCAAGTCGGGGTGCCCTCGGACCGCGACGTGGCGCCCGGGGTCAACGCCCCGCTGCTACAGGTACCATCGcgtacagaaccctatttcaCTAAC gctgcagCTGTCAAGACTCCAGGGCTGTCCAGCCGCGTGCAGGACGCGGAACTGCAGGAGATGAGCGACGCGGGCCGCTGCCTCTCCATGCACCAGCCCTGGGCCTCGCTGCTCGTCGAGGGCATCAAGAT GCACGAGGGCCGCACTTGGTACACGAGTCACCGGGGGCGTCTCTGGATCGCTTCCACGGTCAAACCGCCCGACCAAGACGTCGTCAGGGCTTTGGAGAACCAGTACCGGGTTCTGTATCCAG ATAAGCAGTTCAAGTTTCCGTCATTCTACCCAACCGGGTGTCTGTTGGGATGCGTCAATGTCGATGACTGCGTGAATCAAGAGGAGTATGAGAAgaa GTACCCTGATGGTGAGAGTGACAGCCCTTACGTGTTCATCTGCTCCAACCCTGTCAGCTTGAGGCTTCGGTTCCCAGTCAAGGGGCAGCATAAGATTT aTACGTTAGATAAAACCATACACTATGCTGCTGTTAAGAGTATTCAGAAGATGGCGAAACTGCAGGCAGAAGAAGCTAACGCCGGCTAA
- the ND-15 gene encoding NADH dehydrogenase (ubiquinone) 15 kDa subunit, which yields MSLSPFLRTPMTDLTGGLISHQLMGRCEKQEMRFMDCMEAYGMERGQVKCKALFEEFHECHTLTKQFKRFYALRTERERQISEGKLVGDQKYISPKVDSF from the exons ATGTCTCTCTCGCCGTTTCTACGTACTCCTATGACTGACCTGACGGGAGGTTTGATCTCTCATCAGTTAATGGGTCGTTGCGAAAAACAGGAGATGAGGTTCATGGACTGTATGGAGGCCTACGGTATGGAACGCGGGCAGGTGAAGTGCAAAGCCTTATTCGAGGAGTTTCATGAGTGCCACACGTTGACGAAACAGTTCAAGAGATtctat gcTTTGAGAACAGAGCGAGAGAGGCAAATATCCGAGGGAAAACTGGTTGGAGATCAAAAATATATCTCCCCTAAAGTAGACAGCTTCTAA
- the LOC141434764 gene encoding uncharacterized protein, producing MYVRTVGSLKMFGGGWFVAAALHALVALSAAGHNRRSTPTQATLPVTKGGWRPVIGSSGLVFGAFGTAPLHAPPAYKIPLEQYASSPRPLATRDATKLTSIAQSYRPTTLRTVPSSQAPLNQPINTYHNPFGNGLTHYKYVQNFPVESVLIRNPHNPYAARPVFKYPQKVKQPIHNYQHLPNVQPVQFAYQTGKPFDAFSKPADPKLETKKPQQQSSGSETEIYKPEVYKLPDNDVAQQSLSQQVKTAQQQTIPVQNFQNQNFPAQIFPTHPFAQNSYGQKIPVNPYSHYTFTDNSFPPRIFGNFGPFNVQPVKGRDPGFPTRTTYVPQQPTRQTVFNSFNYSPSYKPNPSQFPSTTPKLQTTANHIHFGTAVTDYNNNVPTQAPKVSTPPKIDPNAGYKGFKASPQDPFSKLHNSNYNKVTTYNPVQTTTLATHFNDYSYPAQQNLQAQNYYDQQTANLNYEKKKQMIHDSFAAGGNQVVSQQYVNSPSSLDGTPNSVPYKATYEVTETYSDERNTHSSKAPWTVTPVSYDLSSYKPTQESVTQQEYVDSVFKPETTPVPEVAEEFAIVTEADKGYENSLLYNGNTESQSRRPLGDDFEPIVQHKLKDYYYKVTPTYDEHSAPKRKKKPTEAYKQTTQAATTSSSTTLANDENNELLVEPLPTLPPNKHFRRPSTPPPTEKEKARKRIKHRRRRPPLANINQNREETSTAKYVQSSTEPSPITEGEEYHAYTRRPTKYKGQPNLTTPGVSDDLTTSALPTISPTFPTIAKKKLGHRRPLTTTTERYETTTQSFRDYDSNKESPIMKIATRPQFPKVTSSPYELKSETPDYSHKQDEKDTPTSDIAVSLSDTLKTRPDKNFSFHRDVKPIEAELVPIKNHRETTTQSIKDSSEVANEISTTTSRVETTSESSTKIQRPRLKNKYESNRPRFSVKDYRNRLSSTTSTTEKSAESHAPKVRFPQRRPYNENRFNSENETVTERKKFTPKEPRHKVVNGTENNDQVEKEIHSVRQSSRVRQTTVDNTEGTTQKISSRIRNGSRRPRPTTEDATETTSPTTVHSKRPLRKKIKDSDIGESVQDVSVTETTTINEHRDDTTSERTRSESAIMKIADKKHHDPVEHLFEHSKRVSDLTLAASKDYNTPGMFKTVSQSSRRVPNYFTIATDDPILPIEAFFPQLNQKKE from the exons GGGGAGGCTGGTTCGTAGCAGCGGCACTCCACGCGCTGGTCGCGCTGAGCGCTGCCGGCCATAACCGCCGCTCCACTCCTACACAAGCG ACCCTACCAGTGACCAAAGGAGGATGGCGCCCAGTGATCGGCTCGAGCGGACTCGTGTTCGGCGCGTTCGGCACGGCCCCCCTCCACGCCCCACCAGCCTACAAAATCCCCCTCGAGCAATACGCGTCCTCGCCGCGCCCGCTCGCCACCCGGGACGCCACCAAACTTACCTCCATCGCCCAATCCTACCGCCCCACCACCTTACGAACCGTCCCTTCCTCCCAAGCCCCTCTCAACCAACCCATCAACACCTACCACAACCCTTTCGGCAACGGCTTAACCCACTACAAATACGTCCAGAACTTCCCAGTCGAAAGCGTGCTGATCAGAAACCCTCACAACCCCTACGCAGCCAGGCCCGTCTTCAAATATCCACAGAAAGTAAAACAACCCATCCATAACTACCAACATTTACCTAATGTCCAGCCCGTACAGTTCGCTTACCAGACGGGCAAACCTTTCGACGCGTTTTCTAAACCTGCTGACCCAAAACTAGAAACTAAAAAGCCACAGCAGCAGAGCTCAGGAAGCGAAACGGAAATCTATAAACCTGAAGTATACAAATTGCCGGATAATGATGTCGCTCAGCAATCCCTGAGTCAGCAAGTGAAGACGGCTCAGCAGCAGACGATTCCCGTGCAAAACTTCCAAAATCAGAATTTCCCCGCTCAGATATTCCCTACCCACCCCTTCGCTCAAAACTCGTATGGGCAGAAGATACCTGTCAACCCGTATTCGCATTATACCTTCACGGACAATTCTTTCCCGCCGAGAATTTTTG GTAACTTTGGCCCGTTCAACGTGCAACCCGTGAAAGGACGTGACCCAGGGTTCCCGACCAGGACGACCTACGTACCGCAGCAGCCAACACGGCAGACCGTCTTCAACTCGTTCAATTACTCGCCCAGCTACAAGCCAAACCCTAGCCAGTTCCCCTCCACGACGCCCAAACTACAAACCACCGCAAATCACATTCACTTTGGAACAGCTGTTACAGATTATAATAACAACGTTCCCACTCAAGCGCCTAAGGTGTCAACTCCACCCAAGATCGACCCTAACGCCGGCTACAAAGGCTTTAAAGCCAGCCCTCAAGACCCATTTTCAAAACTCCACAACTCAAATTACAATAAAGTTACAACGTACAATCCTGTACAGACGACTACTTTAGCGACCCACTTCAACGACTACAGCTATCCCGCGCAACAGAACCTTCAAGCTCAAAACTATTATGATCAACAGACAGCCAACTTGAACTATGAGAAAAAGAAGCAAATGATTCATGACAGCTTCGCGGCGGGCGGCAACCAGGTTGTATCGCAGCAGTATGTTAATTCTCCAAGCAGTTTAGATGGCACGCCGAACTCGGTGCCTTACAAAGCCACTTACGAGGTAACTGAGACTTACTCGGATGAGCGTAATACGCATTCTTCCAAAGCACCCTGGACCGTCACACCGGTATCCTACGACCTAAGCAGCTATAAGCCTACACAAGAATCGGTGACACAACAAGAGTACGTCGATTCCGTCTTCAAACCCGAGACTACGCCGGTGCCTGAAGTTGCTGAAGAGTTCGCCATCGTAACCGAGGCTGATAAGGGCTACGAAAACTCTTTGTTATACAACGGTAATACCGAATCCCAAAGCAGACGCCCACTGGGCGACGACTTCGAGCCAATCGTCCAGCATAAGTTGAAAGACTACTACTATAAAGTAACTCCTACGTACGATGAACACAGCGCGCCGAAACGAAAGAAAAAGCCGACTGAAGCGTACAAGCAGACCACACAAGCCGCCACAACAAGCTCCAGCACAACTTTAGCCAACGATGAAAACAACGAGCTTCTCGTAGAGCCCCTGCCTACGCTCCCCCCCAACAAGCACTTCAGACGGCCGAGCACTCCTCCCCCCACCGAAAAGGAAAAGGCAAGGAAAAGGATTAAGCATCGTAGGCGTCGCCCTCCTCTAGCCAACATCAACCAAAACAGAGAAGAAACTAGCACCGCTAAGTACGTGCAGTCTTCTACGGAGCCTTCGCCTATCACTGAAGGCGAGGAGTACCACGCATACACACGTAGACCAACTAAATACAAGGGCCAGCCTAACCTCACCACTCCAGGAGTGTCCGACGACTTGACAACAAGTGCCCTCCCGACCATTTCACCTACGTTTCCCACTATAGCCAAGAAGAAGCTCGGGCACCGCAGGCCTCTAACGACTACAACAGAAAGATATGAAACTACTACACAGTCATTTAGAGATTACGATTCAAACAAAGAGTCTCCGATCATGAAGATAGCGACTCGGCCGCAATTCCCGAAAGTCACCTCTAGTCCATATGAACTCAAGAGCGAAACTCCCGACTACAGTCATAAACAGGATGAGAAAGACACGCCTACTAGCGACATAGCAGTCAGCCTGAGTGACACGTTAAAGACTAGACCCGATAAGAATTTCTCGTTCCACAGAGACGTTAAGCCTATAGAAGCTGAATTGGTGCCAATAAAAAACCACAGGGAAACCACAACCCAATCAATAAAAGACAGCAGCGAAGTTGCTAATGAAATATCAACAACTACATCTCGAGTTGAAACTACATCCGAAAGTTCAACTAAGATACAAAGACCCAGACTAAAGAACAAGTACGAGAGCAATCGCCCAAGGTTCAGCGTCAAGGATTACAGAAACCGGCTCAGTTCCACAACCAGTACCACGGAGAAATCCGCAGAATCCCACGCACCCAAAGTGAGGTTTCCACAAAGAAGACCATACAACGAGAACAGATTTAACAGTGAAAATGAAACTGTAACTGAGAGAAAGAAGTTTACGCCAAAAGAACCGAGACACAAAGTTGTAAACGGTACAGAAAACAACGACCAAGTAGAGAAGGAGATCCATTCAGTAAGACAGTCGAGCAGAGTGAGACAAACGACAGTGGATAATACGGAGGGAACAACGCAGAAGATATCGTCTCGCATCCGCAACGGTTCTCGAAGACCGCGGCCGACCACTGAGGACGCGACCGAGACGACCAGCCCAACCACTGTCCACAGCAAACGGCCGCTCCGGAAGAAAATAAAAGACTCCGATATCGGCGAATCGGTGCAAGACGTAAGCGTCACTGAAACCACAACTATCAACGAGCATAGAGATGATACGACATCGGAAAGGACTCGGTCAGAGAGCGCTATAATGAAGATTGCTGACAAGAAGCATCACGATCCAGTCGAACACTTGTTCGAACATTCAAAGCGAGTGTCGGACCTCACGCTCGCAGCGAGCAAAGACTACAACACCCCGGGAATGTTCAAAACTGTCTCACAGAGCAGCAGACGAGTACCCAACTATTTCACCATAGCTACGGACGACCCCATACTTCCTATCGAGGCTTTCTTCCCACAACTAAACCAAAAGAAGGAGTGA